The following coding sequences lie in one Glycine max cultivar Williams 82 chromosome 19, Glycine_max_v4.0, whole genome shotgun sequence genomic window:
- the LOC100809832 gene encoding UDP-glucuronic acid decarboxylase 2, giving the protein MSSSTGLIFRGHEAQPMDDAYYPKPQKPWLSFRYLLREQRLHFLLLGIVLATLFFFLLPSGLHDPFPTPYLEPTRWPTNSPSYDVVSVHSVGKIPLGIKRKGLRIVVTGGAGFVGSHLVDRLIARGDSVIVVDNFFTGRKENVMHHFGNPNFELIRHDVVEPLLLEVDQIYHLACPASPVHYKFNPVKTIKTNVVGTLNMLGLAKRVGARFLLTSTSEVYGDPLEHPQKETYWGNVNPIGVRSCYDEGKRTAETLTMDYHRGAGVEVRIARIFNTYGPRMCLDDGRVVSNFVAQALRKEPLTVYGDGKQTRSFQYVSDLVEGLMRLMEGEHVGPFNLGNPGEFTMLELAKVVQETIDPEAKIEYRPNTEDDPHKRKPDISRAKEQLGWEPKVDLRKGLPLMVSDFRQRIFGDQKEGTTSA; this is encoded by the exons ATGTCTTCGTCTACGGGCTTGATTTTCCGAGGGCACGAGGCCCAACCCATGGACGACGCCTATTACCCGAAGCCGCAGAAGCCATGGCTCTCCTTCCGCTACCTCCTACGCGAACAGCGTCTCCACTTCCTCCTCCTGGGCATTGTCCTCGCcaccctcttcttcttcctcctccccTCTGGCCTCCACGACCCATTCCCCACTCCTTACTTGGAGCCCACCCGCTGGCCCACCAACTCCCCAAGCTACGACGTCGTCTCCGTGCATTCCGTCGGAAAAATCCCTCTGGGGATTAAGCGGAAGGGTCTCCGGATCGTTGTGACCGGTGGGGCCGGGTTCGTCGGTTCCCACTTGGTGGATCGCTTGATTGCCCGCGGAGACAGCGTCATCGTCGTCGACAATTTCTTCACCGGAAGGAAAGAAAACGTCATGCACCATTTCGGCAACCCCAACTTCGAGCTCATTCGACACGACGTCGTTGAGCCTCTCCTGTTAGAGGTCGACCAGATCTACCATCTCGCCTGCCCCGCCTCCCCTGTCCATTACAAGTTTAACCCAGTCAAGACTATC AAGACCAACGTGGTGGGAACGTTGAACATGCTGGGACTGGCTAAAAGAGTGGGGGCCAGGTTCTTGCTGACCAGTACCAGTGAGGTTTACGGAGATCCTCTGGAACATCCTCAGAAGGAGACCTATTGGGGCAACGTTAATCCCATTG GTGTTCGAAGCTGCTATGATGAGGGAAAGCGTACTGCTGAGACGTTGACCATGGACTACCACAGAGGAGCTGGAGTCGAG gtGAGAATAGCTAGGATTTTCAACACCTACGGGCCACGAATGTGCTTAGATGATGGTCGCGTTGTTAGTAACTTCGTTGCTCAG GCACTGAGGAAGGAACCTTTGACCGTTTATGGGGATGGGAAGCAGACTAGGAGTTTCCAATATGTTTCTGACTTG GTGGAGGGGCTGATGCGCCTTATGGAAGGAGAACATGTGGGACCTTTCAATCTTGGAAATCCGGGTGAATTCACCATGCTTGAACTTGCCAAG GTGGTCCAAGAAACAATAGATCCAGAGGCTAAGATAGAGTACAGGCCCAACACTGAGGATGACCCGCACAAGAGAAAGCCTGATATTAGTAGGGCCAAGGAGCAACTGGGTTGGGAACCCAAGGTGGACCTACGCAAGGGACTCCCTCTAATGGTTTCTGACTTCCGACAACGCATTTTTGGGGACCAAAAGGAAGGAACAACCTCTGCCTAA